Within Ipomoea triloba cultivar NCNSP0323 chromosome 9, ASM357664v1, the genomic segment ATGCTGTGGACTATGGGGAGGAGTCAGCAGAAAGCGATCTTCATTCTATCGAACTAAACATGGAAAACACTAATAAGAACCCCAAAGCGGCTTATCCTTCTGCCATCAACCGAGAGTCTAAGAGAGTTTCAGTCGAtgaaataaaagtaagaaactCTCTCACCGGGCAGGTACCTAGAAGAAGCAGTACAATTCTAAGGAGCATTTCAGATGCGGTTGACTGGGGCACTGAAGCGGGAAACATCCAAAATCCAGGAGACGGGATAAACCATGGGTTAGATTGGGAGAGGCTCCATGAGCTCGATAAACTAGGTAAAAGATACGCTTATGCAGAGGAAATACAAAGAATAAAAGCAATAGCGGGCATGAAGAACCATACTTTAGCCGTCTCCAGTCCATCTCGGCTATGGGACCAACCACGGTCTTCCCGGGATCCTGGTGGAACACCTGTGGAAAGATCCGGGATTACTCACGAGAGTACTCTAATAAAGTCAAGACTTGCAGATATGAGAGGTGAAGAACGGAGCGTGACAAGATCAAAACGGTGAGTCTGATCTCCACCGTTGATTTATGCGAAGCGAAGAACATGGAAGGGCAAGAGAATCCCAGATAGCAGAATGCATTTAACATCTCCAAAGGAGTTAGCATCTTGTTGATTTATGCTTTGGAAGTCAGCTTCTTGATTAACATAAAATCCTTTCTTTTTCAGAAATGTTTGAATGATAGGAGTTTCTGTAGAAAGTTGTGCTGCTAATTTACTTGTGACAGTCCATGTATAAAAGTTCCATGTGTAAATcagataattatgtttttttttttggggtgaaaTATGCTCTTGCTTGAAGAGCTTAGTTGCAATTTTTGCAACTTGTAAGTTCTAAGTTAGTGATATGATTTGTTAATTTCGAGCACACTAACAAGTACTAGTTAATGATATGATTTGTTAGTAATgtgtattattaaaaatttaaaggaTATATGTGAAGTGATTTTTcggaatttaattaattgtctaaattataaaatattattgaaaagtaagaaTGTTAGGTATCAAAGGATTTCTTGCAATTAGTTGGAATGAGTCTGCCTTATTGAACAAAAAGAAATGGTGATATTGATCCTCCATTAATCAAGAATTTCAAAGTATCATCATTAGCCAATAAGAAGGgttcaattttttcaaatcaACAATTTAAAAACCTATTGATTTTAACAATTGATTGCAAAAGACTTTCAcaggaaaaaggaaaggaaagtgaattagacaaaaaaaaaaaaaaaaaaaaaaaaaaaaaaaaaaaaaccaaaaaaaaaaaNNNNNNNNNNNNNNNNNNNNNNNNNNNNNNNNNNNNNNNNNNNNNNNNNNNNNNNNNNNNNNNNNNNNNNNNNNNNNNNNNNNNNNNNNNNNNNNNNNNNNNNNNNNNNNNNNNNNNNNNNNNNNNNNNNNNNNNNNNNNNNNNNNNNNNNNNNNNNNNNNNNNNNNNNNNNNNNNNNNNNNNNNNNNNNNNNNNNNNNNNNNNNNNNNNNNNNNNNNNNNNNNNNNNNNNNNNNNNNNNNNNNNNNNNNNNNNNNNNNNNNNNNNNNNNNNNNNNNNNNNNNNNNNNNNNNNNNNNNNNNNNNNNNNNNNNNNNNNNNNNNNNNNNNNNNNNNNNNNNNNNNNNNNNNNNNNNNNNNNNNNNNNNNNNNNNNNNNNNNNNNNNNNNNNNNNNNNNNNNNNNNNNNNNNNNNNNNNNNNNNNNNNNNNNNNNNNNNNNNNNNNNNNNNNNNNNNNNNNNNNNNNNNNNNNNNNNNNNNNNNNNNNNNNNNNNNNNNNNNNNNNNNNNNNNNNNNNNNNNNNNNNNNNNNNNNNNNNNNNNNNNNNNNNNNNNNNNNNNNNNNNNNNNNNNNNNNNNNNNNNNNNNNNNNNNNNNNNNNNNNNNNNNNNNNNNNNNNNNNNNNNNNNNNNNNNNNNNNNNNNNNNNNNNNNNNNNNNNNNNNNNNNNNNNNNNNNNNNNNNNNNNNNNNNNNNNNNNNNNaaaaaaaaaaaaaaaaaaaaaaaaaaaaaaaaaaaaaaaaaaaaaaaaaaaaaaagcaatttggccaaaaaaaatgaagtgacttgccaaaaaaaaaaacaaaaaacaaaaaaaacacacacacacacttagtACTGTTaaagcgggccggcccgccccaccgcgggtcAAATTTCTGGCGGACTTTTGCGAGCCGGCCCGTTAGGCCGACGGGCCAAAATTTGTGTAACCCTAACCTGTCCCCGCGGGCTGACCCAAGGGCTTTtcatcgttttttttttctttaacacAATACACttacacataaacacgatattttaaaataagtgcATACATAGCATgtgtattatattatgaatttatgtgtcttcaTCTATATAATTCTatacattataaatttcaattccataatatgtatgtgtattaattttaagtgtttatgtggtctcaactatataattttatgcattatgaacatgaattttgtagtttataaagtcaaattctgtatatgtattgtggatcctggtccactatataatgattgAATAAGATGGCTCCCTAAGATGTCCACTTTTGACATAAACTTGAACTTTAAGTCCCATCTTAAGTGTTTGGTTACTGGGCAAGATTTGAGATGATTAGACCAGTATGTTATAttgaccaaactttttaaattggGTTGGAAAGCATCAAATTAGGCTGAGACCAAAACCAATGGACATGCGTCTTTATAGAAGGATTGTTATGAAATGGACGATGGTCCACCATAGACATGTGTCTATTTTtaacttaattttatttatttgtttttataaataaaattaatgtataaaaagtatatatataataaaaagttgatatattttaaataatatttatattgatatttttattttagtatatatgttaacttaacataaaattatattaagtcaCTATTGTaataagtacatttttaatgtactaccagtttattttcaaaatattgtaaTTCATTTCCACAATTCTAATGCAAATACATCATCGTATCAATTGACATTAAATAAGTTTATTAACACAACATgctcatttttacaatactaaaaattcatttttaaaatactgCATGCTCATTTTCACAATTATAATGCAACTACATTATAATTATGAATCTCAAATATGTTTGTTACTGAAACATTGTAAATTCATGTTCACAGTactaataattcattttataatattaaaatatgttaattcatacaatactgaatgttcatttgTACAATAATAATGCATTTACAACATAATACTGATAGTCCTAAAATATGTTCATTAATGGAATAGTAGGTGTACGTTAATTTTCACACTACAAAAGGTTCATTTGATCAATACAAGTCCAACAGTTAAGCCTCAAATAGAAAGCAAACTAATTTCTAAATAATCACTTATCTCAAGATTACAGATTCATTCTGCTACcactataatttcattaatcattacacaattattaaaacaatatactgaaaaaatattaatatgagtaCAACATACAtctgtgtatatatagtttCAATAAATGtagttaatttaataataatttttaattaaggaataatCTGTAtctattttaatatgattttcttatttaaaaatttttatatttattttcacttctttattttttaaaattgtttttttttttgttcgtaAAAGAGTTATGTTTTTATTTGTATCTTATTGATGTGGAATATACGCATCTAAAtaagatataaataaaatgagtttgtaaaataaataattcacatataatttgcatggtgccttgacccgaccagactcgtctcacgaataaagatctgtgagatggtctcacacaagtgtgaccctttctTTTTACTTATTGCAGTGAGATTTGCACTAAAGCGATCCAACATATGGTttagtgaattttttttataccacTATTTAGGTGCCTTGAATATAATGGCTGAATCTCAAAGTTTAGCTGTGCCATTGTCAAGGTAAATAATGTGAACTTAAAAGGTTGCTTCTCAGAAATCAGAATCAACCAAATTAAAGAAACCTCCTTGTCTCTAATGGCCTCATCAAAAGCAGGCACACGAATGGAGAGAAGGGTGCATGAGCCAATTGGCACCATAACACTGAAAACTTACATAATAGTCcttaacataaaatatatttttataaaattataaattactgcATTAATTTTCCCATCCAGCTGTAAAAGGTTAACAGAGCTTTGTGCAGATGATGTTTACAATGAATTGTAGTATCCCAAATCCTTCCAATTAGTGGTCTGAAATTCCAACAAGACATCTTAATTAGAACTTGCCATCTTAGTACAATGCAAGTTGACAGCTTTTCATTTGCAAGTTTTAGTCCAGAGATTCCCCTTTAATATGAGCGTAATAACTGAACGGCAGACACTAATCTGATCTCAAGTTTCATacagacagacagacagacaAAATCATCATGAATACAAGAATGCTCTTTCTCCTCCTCATCCTCTCCTATTTTGCTATTTCCTTAGCTAAAACAACACCAACAACATTTCCATTTTCTACCATAATCAACCTGCAGCAAAAAGGGTTCTCTTCTGGTTATTCTACAAAGACCACTGATAATAATAATCAACTTTATGACACAAAATATTTCACCCAAATTCTTGATCACTTCACCTTTACTCCTCAAAGTTACCAAACTTTCCAACAGAGGTATCTCATCAATGACACATATTGGGGTGGTGCCAAGAAAAAGGCTCCAATCTTTGTGTACATGGGAGGTGAAGCAGATGTTGAATTGTCTGCTCAGAACACTGGCTTCATGTTTGATTATGCCCCCAACTTCAATGCTCTTCTTGTCTTCATTGAGGTCatctcttcttctcctcctcacTACCATCTTTCTATCAAagatacaatttttaatttttttgttaatatatatttttaaaaatatttagcatCGTTTttatggaaaatcttttcctgGAGGGGATGAAGAAGTGAAACCAAATTCAACGACACTAGGGTATTTGAGCTCAACACAGGCATTGGCAGATTATGCAACTCTCATAATCGATCTCAAAAAGAATTTGACAGCAACTGACTCACCGGTGGTGGTGTTTGGAGGTTCTTACCCAGGAAGTACGTACATGCCTTTACTTTTACATTTATccattcatttattattattaattgaattacgaattaattttgatttaaaacttGTTGACAGTGTTGGCAGCATGGTTTAGACTGAAGTACCCACATGTGACCATCGGAGCATTGGCATCTTCTGCTCCAATCCTCTATTTTGATAATATTACTTCCCCTTATGCCTTCAATGATATCATCACCCAAGACTTTAGGGTATGTAATTTTAATACTCCTTGCTCTTTTGCACTCTCTTGTAATATATAAGTTTTCACTTTATTAATTTTCCCAAAACATGGCATGCTATAGAAATTAACTTTTATACAACAAcacttgaaaattttaattactcCATCAAATAGGTACGTaataactcttttttctttttcttttaaatttaggTCCTTTTTACTCTCTTAATTTAAAGATAATAATGTGACTCAATCTCACGTGAACAAATCTAACCCCACTCTACATGCAAGAATATAGCGGGGTATATGGGGCTATGCTATGTCACCCCTTAGCAATAGCATAATAGTGTAATATCGTCAGCATATCCAAATTACTCcgtactatattttttttttaaaaaaattatgaatgttatattttaaaattatttttcaaataattatatttcttaattttcaaaatttcaattctCCAATactcatttattttaaaaaaaaattgagtaaatgaagaaaatttttatttttattttgtctttgacaacaaaattgtatttttttttaaagtttacataatacattaataaataaataagtgcaaggaaattaattagtaaaacaTAAACTAATAAAGTATAAACTTTAACTATAAgtgtacatatatacaaatatttaatgaaattaaaaaatttataagacATACACgctataaaattaaaagtatagtttataaaaatgtGACACTACCCATCCTCTTATAGTGACGGGCTCTTGTACGTGGGTTAATCCAATACATTTACTTGTCATTGCTACTTAATTTTAGTGACATTTTTATCGGTATTTATTTAtcctatttttaattattggtTAAAAATATTCCACTTTTAGCCTacaatg encodes:
- the LOC116029527 gene encoding lysosomal Pro-X carboxypeptidase-like, with product MLFLLLILSYFAISLAKTTPTTFPFSTIINLQQKGFSSGYSTKTTDNNNQLYDTKYFTQILDHFTFTPQSYQTFQQRYLINDTYWGGAKKKAPIFVYMGGEADVELSAQNTGFMFDYAPNFNALLVFIEHRFYGKSFPGGDEEVKPNSTTLGYLSSTQALADYATLIIDLKKNLTATDSPVVVFGGSYPGMLAAWFRLKYPHVTIGALASSAPILYFDNITSPYAFNDIITQDFRSESENCYKVIKSSWQLIQETAKQAGGLESLMKSFRICESMCKAIDDPRHGNDQLEKLYAAVNIFYNYTGELSCFDMRIPHALLSIRWWTWQVCTEMVMPIDGNNNDSIFPASEWNYTERVQFCKDIYSIEPRPNWITTEFGGHNIERVLESFGSNIIFFNGLRDPWSAGGVLKTISKSLVTIIAKEGAHHVDLRSSTSEDPEWLKDVRKEEVEIIGQWISEYNNNKMF